In one window of Microscilla marina ATCC 23134 DNA:
- a CDS encoding lantibiotic dehydratase, translating into MNTFEPGNFYVLRTPLLERSYLKPPVGVAQGIEQVRQHLQAMYALPALQQALYIASPNLFAQLDRWHTLVALPAPNKKQSKDLQNLEQKLWMFLARAAYRCTPFGTFAAVTAGEFRLQRHSSLALDGLGPMRTSSRLDMVYLLRLRAALEADTEVREQLLYFPNNTLYCNGDDMLCSFFDEQTLQHVASSKEFNEVAWELFATCRQAGGMRIQEMIAHLMTDPDLTEADCYEFVEYLINHHLLISELYPSLNGAEYLEQLHTRVKQIPAAQEYLDIIEHIRRQLALIDATPDPAQSLGLYQQLAGYLSAQPFYQAQETAITAHPNEKTASKKELIQVDAFRDENGQALSKTVPRHLVRQIATLIDNVGEVPTTKADLTSFAQAFFKRYENEAVPLLLAMDEVTGVGYPCGKRVAALPTYLQELGVVIGEGGAMPQVADPKTGQTSALDSLLEQKYVEALQKGLTEIRLSKVEIQGLKASKPKAKEKQAPPLPPAMMAMGKLLYQTPDDLEHNPKQGNPRNFRFQLYHASGPVVGNLLGRFCYGSPLLKEKLSATLAQVEPDNDHLVYAEVDHLPGQRVGNVIIRPRLRDYSIALGGANTNDAHQIPVTDLWLSTQEGGKRLVLHSRRLGKQVVPRMSNAHNYAHNAHPLYKFLCDLQYQEEYRQLPPFFKVQRWQQRSYLPRLVYDDNLILSPRQWRVSRQLLEAVQLQKKEDLHTTISTWTYKIERLRQQLRLPQTVLLVEADNKLYIDFANPLSVGVFLQKVFVGKEVVLEEVIEEHVPSQSYSNELIFPITNTVPPIHKQTQGLAAQTLPQSIQKNFALGSEWVYFKIYLGALGSDRLIVEDLYPLSKELKDSEHIDQWFFIRYTDPDYGPHLRWRLHLCHHPKELGEVVQVFSQKLLALKQQGKIIHYVPDTYQRELNRYLPYNIALSEKWFALDSDFVGHILELLAQDETATDALKSALAIKRIKALLDAFDLPKETREKIIHQGRVNFSREFGFDTHPQAQRLKKALAKHTLPPWLPPAYRLLFDQLTEQEVPLAQQIKANLQQHGANEAQLCSLLSSYIHMFNNRLFVGGQRLEEMWGYWKLEG; encoded by the coding sequence ATGAATACATTCGAACCAGGTAATTTTTATGTATTGCGTACTCCATTGTTGGAGCGCAGCTATTTGAAGCCTCCGGTGGGAGTTGCCCAAGGCATAGAGCAGGTGCGCCAACACCTACAAGCTATGTATGCCTTGCCCGCCTTGCAACAAGCCTTGTACATTGCCTCGCCCAATTTGTTTGCTCAGTTAGACCGTTGGCATACTTTAGTAGCACTGCCTGCCCCCAACAAAAAACAAAGCAAAGACTTGCAAAACCTGGAGCAAAAACTATGGATGTTTTTGGCAAGGGCGGCGTATCGTTGTACCCCCTTTGGCACTTTTGCTGCCGTAACTGCGGGTGAGTTTCGTTTGCAAAGACACAGCAGCCTAGCCCTGGATGGGCTTGGTCCCATGCGTACCTCGTCAAGGCTGGATATGGTGTATTTGCTGAGGCTCAGGGCGGCACTAGAGGCAGATACAGAGGTAAGGGAGCAATTGCTTTACTTTCCTAACAATACGCTCTACTGCAACGGTGACGATATGTTATGTTCGTTTTTTGATGAGCAAACCTTGCAACACGTAGCCTCGTCGAAGGAGTTTAATGAAGTGGCTTGGGAGCTGTTTGCCACTTGCCGTCAGGCGGGGGGAATGCGCATACAAGAAATGATTGCCCACTTGATGACAGACCCCGACTTGACCGAAGCAGATTGCTACGAGTTTGTGGAGTATTTGATTAACCATCATTTGCTTATTTCTGAACTGTACCCCAGTCTCAATGGTGCCGAATACCTGGAGCAATTGCACACTAGGGTAAAACAAATACCTGCCGCTCAGGAGTACCTCGATATTATTGAGCACATTCGTAGGCAACTGGCGCTGATTGATGCCACCCCTGACCCTGCCCAAAGCCTGGGGCTTTATCAACAATTGGCAGGCTATCTGAGTGCTCAGCCTTTTTATCAGGCACAAGAGACAGCTATCACTGCCCACCCCAACGAAAAAACTGCGTCTAAAAAAGAACTTATTCAAGTAGATGCTTTTAGGGATGAAAATGGGCAAGCACTGAGCAAAACCGTGCCCCGCCACCTGGTGCGCCAAATAGCCACTTTGATAGACAATGTAGGGGAAGTACCCACAACAAAAGCAGACCTTACCTCCTTTGCCCAGGCTTTTTTTAAACGATATGAAAACGAAGCGGTACCCTTGTTGCTGGCAATGGACGAGGTAACCGGGGTGGGTTATCCTTGTGGCAAACGGGTAGCAGCGCTACCTACCTATTTGCAGGAATTGGGTGTAGTGATTGGCGAAGGTGGGGCAATGCCCCAAGTTGCTGACCCCAAAACTGGACAGACCTCAGCGCTGGATTCCTTGTTGGAACAAAAATATGTAGAAGCTTTGCAAAAGGGCTTGACTGAAATACGCTTGAGCAAAGTCGAAATACAAGGTCTAAAAGCAAGCAAACCCAAGGCAAAAGAAAAACAAGCACCACCGCTTCCTCCGGCAATGATGGCGATGGGTAAGCTACTCTACCAAACGCCTGACGACCTGGAACACAATCCCAAACAAGGTAACCCGCGCAACTTTCGCTTTCAGTTGTACCACGCCAGTGGTCCCGTGGTGGGCAATTTGTTGGGGCGGTTTTGCTACGGCAGCCCCTTGCTAAAGGAAAAGCTCAGTGCCACCCTTGCCCAGGTAGAACCTGATAATGATCACCTGGTATACGCCGAAGTAGATCACTTGCCAGGGCAACGGGTGGGCAATGTAATCATTCGCCCCAGGTTGCGTGACTATAGCATTGCCTTGGGCGGTGCCAATACCAACGATGCTCACCAAATACCCGTGACTGACTTGTGGTTGAGTACCCAAGAGGGCGGCAAACGTTTGGTGTTACACTCGCGGCGCCTGGGCAAACAAGTGGTGCCCCGGATGAGCAATGCCCATAACTACGCCCACAATGCCCACCCCCTCTATAAGTTTTTGTGCGACTTGCAATACCAGGAAGAGTACCGCCAGCTGCCCCCGTTCTTTAAGGTGCAGCGCTGGCAGCAAAGGAGTTATTTGCCCCGCCTGGTGTATGATGATAACTTGATTTTATCGCCCAGGCAGTGGCGGGTGAGCCGTCAGCTATTAGAAGCAGTTCAATTACAAAAAAAGGAAGACCTGCATACCACCATTAGTACCTGGACATACAAAATAGAAAGACTGAGGCAACAATTGCGTTTGCCCCAAACGGTGCTGCTGGTAGAAGCGGATAATAAACTCTATATTGATTTTGCCAACCCCTTGAGTGTGGGAGTGTTTTTGCAAAAGGTGTTTGTGGGTAAAGAAGTCGTTCTGGAGGAAGTAATAGAAGAGCACGTGCCCAGTCAATCCTATAGCAATGAATTGATCTTTCCGATCACTAATACGGTCCCACCAATCCACAAGCAAACACAGGGGCTTGCTGCCCAAACCTTGCCTCAAAGTATACAAAAGAACTTTGCCTTGGGCAGTGAATGGGTATATTTTAAAATTTACCTGGGTGCCTTGGGCAGTGACCGACTAATTGTAGAAGACCTCTACCCTCTCAGCAAAGAATTAAAAGATTCGGAGCACATTGATCAGTGGTTTTTTATTCGCTATACCGATCCGGACTACGGTCCCCACTTGCGTTGGCGGCTGCACTTGTGCCATCACCCCAAAGAGTTGGGTGAAGTGGTACAAGTATTTTCGCAAAAACTGCTGGCTCTAAAGCAACAGGGGAAAATTATCCACTATGTACCCGATACCTACCAACGTGAACTCAACCGCTACTTGCCTTACAACATTGCCCTGAGCGAAAAATGGTTTGCCCTGGACAGTGACTTTGTAGGGCACATTTTAGAACTGCTCGCTCAGGATGAAACTGCCACCGATGCACTCAAATCGGCGCTTGCCATCAAACGCATCAAAGCCTTATTGGATGCTTTTGATTTGCCCAAAGAAACCCGCGAAAAGATTATCCACCAAGGTAGGGTAAACTTTAGCCGGGAGTTTGGTTTTGATACCCACCCCCAGGCACAACGCCTCAAAAAAGCCCTGGCAAAGCACACACTGCCTCCCTGGTTACCTCCGGCTTACCGCCTACTGTTTGATCAACTTACCGAACAGGAAGTGCCCCTTGCCCAACAAATAAAAGCCAACCTGCAACAACACGGGGCAAACGAGGCTCAACTCTGCTCGTTGCTGAGTAGCTACATCCACATGTTTAATAACCGCCTTTTTGTCGGTGGACAAAGGCTGGAAGAGATGTGGGGGTATTGGAAGTTGGAAGGATAA